In Cryptomeria japonica chromosome 10, Sugi_1.0, whole genome shotgun sequence, a genomic segment contains:
- the LOC131039433 gene encoding uncharacterized protein LOC131039433, with protein MLYDIFIIGSQSNFSPTEMIKYLKELGFHGETRECLAAYFIERLHEIRRLVAVPRLNVPSYRKLEWRLDVQLASRSLLNQAEPSFLLKLSLNPVHVGVMPIVMNKGSQSNAQIDERAEKEVILMEANYATLKKICNQLEQALAERQSRHNRRILHQLQ; from the exons ATGCTCTATGACATATTTATTATTGGGTCTCAATCAAATTTCTCACCTACTGAAATGATCAAATATCTTAAAGAACTTGGATTTCACGGTGAAACAAGAGAATGTTTGGCAGCTTATTTTATTGAACGGTTACACGAAATTAGAAGACTGGTAGCTGTTCCAAGGCTTAATGTACCATCATACAGAAAACTGGAATGGCGGCTTGATGTGCAG CTTGCTAGCAGAAGTCTCTTGAATCAGGCAGAACCATCTTTTCTTCTGAAGCTTTCTCTAAATCCAGTACATGTGGGAGTTATGCCCATAGTTATGAACAAGGGAAGTCAGTCCaatgcacaaattgatgaaagAGCAGAAAAAGAAGTTATCTTAATGGAAGCAAATTATGCAACTCTGAAAAAAATCTGTAACCAGTTAGAACAAGCTCTTGCTGAGCGCCAAAGCAGGCACAACCGTCGAATACTACACCAATTGCA GTAA